Proteins encoded by one window of Candidatus Mesenet endosymbiont of Phosphuga atrata:
- a CDS encoding superoxide dismutase → MTFSLPDLPYDENALEPYISAKTMNFHYGKHHKGYVDKLNLLLGERKTEYEGRFTGNEEDLKILIKETHNNNSKVSIFNNAAQIWNHTFYWQSMKKDGGSTPQDGSAIAKKIRDDLGGVDKFTETFSEYGANQFGSGWVWLVLENNKLKIVKTSNAEQPLPEQIPLLVMDVWEHAYYLDCQNRRIDYISIFLKHLVNWDFADKNLSI, encoded by the coding sequence ATGACATTCAGTTTGCCAGATCTTCCATACGATGAAAATGCTTTAGAGCCTTATATATCGGCTAAAACTATGAATTTTCATTATGGAAAACATCATAAAGGCTATGTAGATAAGCTTAATTTGTTGCTAGGAGAAAGAAAAACAGAGTATGAAGGACGGTTTACGGGCAATGAAGAAGATTTAAAAATCTTAATAAAGGAAACGCATAATAATAATTCTAAAGTTTCTATATTTAATAATGCAGCTCAAATTTGGAATCATACTTTTTATTGGCAGTCAATGAAAAAAGATGGTGGCTCCACTCCACAAGATGGAAGTGCAATTGCAAAGAAGATAAGAGATGATTTAGGAGGAGTGGATAAATTCACCGAAACTTTCTCTGAATATGGAGCTAATCAATTTGGTAGCGGTTGGGTGTGGTTGGTTTTAGAAAATAATAAATTAAAAATCGTCAAAACTTCAAATGCAGAACAACCGTTACCTGAGCAGATTCCACTTTTAGTTATGGATGTTTGGGAGCATGCGTATTACTTAGATTGCCAAAATCGTCGTATTGATTATATATCGATTTTCCTAAAACATTTAGTTAATTGGGATTTTGCTGATAAAAATTTAAGTATTTAA
- a CDS encoding co-chaperone GroES — translation MLKMLDDNVLIQPLDEEEKSSGIMLPDSAKKKPTKGEIKAVGPGGRNAQGERMALTVKVGDKVFYRQWAGTEVECRNDKLVVMKESDILAIVEGK, via the coding sequence ATGTTGAAAATGTTAGATGATAATGTATTAATTCAACCTCTTGATGAAGAAGAAAAATCTAGTGGTATTATGTTACCAGATTCAGCGAAAAAGAAACCAACAAAGGGTGAAATTAAAGCTGTCGGTCCTGGGGGGCGTAATGCGCAAGGTGAGCGCATGGCTTTAACTGTAAAAGTTGGTGATAAGGTTTTTTATCGTCAATGGGCTGGAACGGAAGTTGAATGTCGGAATGATAAATTAGTTGTTATGAAAGAGTCTGATATACTCGCTATCGTAGAAGGGAAGTAG